A segment of the Mesotoga infera genome:
CATTACTGTAGCCGCCAGAATCGGAAGCACTGAATTCTTGGAGCCACTTGCCCTTATCTCGCCTTTGAGACGTGTGTTTCCCATAACAACGAGCTGGCTCATAATAACCCTCCAATCTTTTCATCGAGTTATGAAGATACGACCGCACTCTTATTTTATCAGAGGTAAGGGCGGTGGGAAGATCGAATCATACCATAATAGTTCTATTACCTCAGGACCTATTATAGATACGAAGTCCGATTCTCAGACCTTCTATTCTGCCGGATTCATTAACGATCAACTCCCCCGCACTTGCCAAATAAGGTTCGCTAAGATTTATTATGAACCCTTCGCCCGATATTGAAATCTCCTGCGGCGTCGATGGCGGTGCCGGTTCCGAGTCTTCATCAGGAAAACCTACTCGCGGGATTTCCTTAATGAAGATCTTTCCTCGCTCAATGAAGATCTCCAGATCTGACATCTCTCCTCTATAGAGCCCGGCAATCTTCTCTGCCCTTTCCAGATAATTAGTTGCGGGTTCCAAAATTACCGGATTCAGTCCCAGAAGATCTTCCAAGACCATTCTTGAAAAGAGAGAGGTTGCTTTGCTGCCTTCATTGCTGTTGGTTAGAATGGCTGCCGAAAAGTCCGTCTCGGGGAAAACCATCAGCAATGATATTTGACCGTTGGTGCCACCACCGTGCTGTATTGTCGCCAATCCATCTATCTCTTCGACGAACCAGCCAAGTGCGACCTTAGATGCAGGGGAGGCGTCAGTTTCTCCAGTTGTGAGTTTTGTAAAGGAATCAGCACTTATGATTCCATTTCTGTTCGAAGCTCTGCCACTGAAATAGAAAGCTGAATAGTCAAGGAGCTCTTTGATGTTCGTGACGATGCCTCCAGCTGGATGTATTGCTCTTCCAACGGCCCAGGGACGTGCAACAGATATACGATCTTCTGCGGTCAGATGTCCGACAGCGACACGCTCAGTGATTATCTCTTCGGGGAAGAAACGAATGTTCTCCAGACCGAGAGGCTCAGAAACCAGTTCGATGATTGCTTCTTCGAAGGTCTTCCCGGTAACTGTCTCAATGATTCTTCCGGCCACATAGAAACCCGAATTGCAGTAAGAAAGGATTCTTCCTGGAGGGTTGATCTGAGGAAGAGAAGACATGCTCCCAACCATTTTCTCCAGGGCGTCCTTACCGTAACCAA
Coding sequences within it:
- a CDS encoding class A beta-lactamase-related serine hydrolase — encoded protein: MNLESFGKRFAEITSELEKLVAEGEIPGISCGARFGDTAETASFGVTNINHPLKVNDETFFQIGSITKTFVALAVMRLVDAGRIDLERPIKELLKDFALSDKGAEEQITMRHLLTHTSGIKGDYFKDFGYGKDALEKMVGSMSSLPQINPPGRILSYCNSGFYVAGRIIETVTGKTFEEAIIELVSEPLGLENIRFFPEEIITERVAVGHLTAEDRISVARPWAVGRAIHPAGGIVTNIKELLDYSAFYFSGRASNRNGIISADSFTKLTTGETDASPASKVALGWFVEEIDGLATIQHGGGTNGQISLLMVFPETDFSAAILTNSNEGSKATSLFSRMVLEDLLGLNPVILEPATNYLERAEKIAGLYRGEMSDLEIFIERGKIFIKEIPRVGFPDEDSEPAPPSTPQEISISGEGFIINLSEPYLASAGELIVNESGRIEGLRIGLRIYNRS